In Rhea pennata isolate bPtePen1 chromosome 8, bPtePen1.pri, whole genome shotgun sequence, one genomic interval encodes:
- the CENPL gene encoding centromere protein L, which yields MESEAAARTLPSAGRLSGAARLSRGPLFGRPRGRLGPGSGLPPPPCQLTVPLLRSQGDAAPRDTAFLLRKQWALYSVTPLYKFSSAELREYARLLGAFVAAERRKGAAVQVGADADIRVTFSSLPALRGSGRDQAAVLVQLSSRSSVSQKSSEEKLMWSGWFCCVSGDDLLENVPEDFTCLPLFLANGAESYVAIVGSWFQKTFDCRFRRLAISPLNLTWMAAMWTGCKVEKNASATELVFSVPCLPQPLDISYAIHPEDAKALWDTVQKTPGEITQEEVDLFMDCLYSHFHRHFKIHLSATKLVKVSTAIASAHCDGIIKFLQSQHLIGVLMLLTELAISQIQ from the exons ATGGAGtcggaggcggcggcgcggacgCTGCCCAGCGCCGGGCGCCTCTCCGGCGCCGCGCGGCTGTCGCGGGGGCCGCTCTtcgggcggccgcgcgggcgccTCGGGCCTGGCTCcggcctgccgccgccgccctgccaG cTCACCGTCCCGCTTCTCCGTTCGCAGGGAGACGCGGCCCCCCGGGACACGGCGTTCCTGCTGCGCAAGCAGTGGGCCTTGTACAGCGTGACGCCCCTGTACAAGTTCTCGAGCGCGGAGCTGAGGGAGTACGCGAGGCTGCTGGGCGCCTTCGTGGCCGCCGAGAGGCGGAAGGGCGCAGCCGTGCAAGTCGGGGCGGACGCGGACATCAGGGTGACCTTCTCCAGCCTCCCCGCgctgcggggcagcggccgggaCCAGGCCGCCGTGCTCGTGCAG CTTTCTTCAAGATCATCGGTTTCCCAAAAAAGTTCAGAAGAGAAGCTGATGTGGTCGGGCTGGTTCTGTTGtgtgtctggagatgatctTTTAGAGAATGTGCCGGAGGACTTCACTTGTTTGCCTTTGTTTCTGGCTAACGGCGCGGAGAGTTACGTGGCCATTGTTGGCAGCTGGTTTCAGAAGACTTTTGACTGCCGCTTCCGCCGTTTAGCCATCAGCCCCCTCAATCTCACTTGGATGGCAGCCATGTGGACTGGatgcaaagtggaaaaaaatgcatctgcaACAGAACTTGTCTTCTCTGTTCCTtgtcttccccagcctctggaTATATCATATGCCATTCACCCTGAAGATGCGAAAGCTCTGTGGGACACAGTACAGAAAACTCCAGGAGAGATCACTCAGGAAGAGGTGGACCTCTTTATGGACTGCCTTTATTCTCACTTTCACAGACACTTTAAGATCCACTTGTCAGCTACAAAACTGGTAAAAGTTTCTACAGCAATTGCCTCAGCACACTGCGATGGGATTATAAAG TTTCTACAAAGCCAACACCTAATTGGAGTGCTGATGCTACTGACAGAACTAGCAATCTCTCAGATACAGTGA